In Streptomyces durocortorensis, a genomic segment contains:
- a CDS encoding FAD-dependent monooxygenase, with amino-acid sequence MPRIDLPSGNRTTPRRTALISGASIAGPALAFWLNRYGFEVTVVERADALRGGGYPVDVRGTALEVVRRMGILPRLRDAHIDLRRLTFLDEDGGEVASLAPHTVTGGVAGQDLEVPRGELTRALHTAVRDDVEFLFGDSIDTLDTLDRPDHGVDVTFRRGGSRTFDLVFGADGLHSHTRRLLFGPEEQFHSYLGHCFAGFTMRNTLGLCRETVLWNAPGRAAALYAAGDNADEVHAFLNLTRPTPPFDAFRNPAAQRALLTEAFAESAWQIPEMLTALHIADDLFFDVVSQIRMPRWSNGRAALVGDAAYAPSLLTGQGTSLALVGSYMLAASLAARDHTTGFAAYEHDTRAFVTLNQDQAGKGAATLFPATARALEQRNRGLRELSTIPPQKPGRPAHSALTLPEFTDVA; translated from the coding sequence ATGCCCCGCATCGATCTGCCGAGCGGCAACCGAACCACTCCCAGGCGCACCGCCCTGATATCCGGGGCCAGCATCGCGGGGCCCGCCCTCGCCTTCTGGCTGAACCGTTACGGCTTCGAGGTCACGGTGGTCGAGAGGGCGGACGCCCTGCGCGGCGGCGGCTACCCCGTCGACGTACGCGGCACCGCACTGGAGGTCGTCCGGAGGATGGGAATCCTGCCGCGACTGCGGGACGCCCACATCGACCTGCGCCGGCTGACCTTCCTCGACGAGGACGGCGGCGAGGTGGCCTCCCTCGCCCCGCACACCGTCACCGGAGGCGTCGCGGGCCAGGACCTGGAGGTGCCGCGCGGGGAGCTGACCCGCGCTCTCCACACGGCGGTCCGCGACGACGTGGAGTTCCTGTTCGGCGACTCGATCGACACCCTCGACACCCTCGACCGGCCGGACCACGGGGTCGACGTCACCTTCCGCCGGGGCGGCAGCCGTACGTTCGACCTGGTATTCGGCGCGGACGGCCTGCACTCGCACACCCGGCGACTGCTGTTCGGCCCCGAAGAACAGTTCCACAGCTACCTCGGCCACTGCTTCGCCGGGTTCACCATGCGCAACACCCTCGGCCTCTGCCGCGAAACCGTGCTGTGGAACGCCCCGGGCAGGGCGGCGGCCCTCTACGCGGCGGGCGACAACGCCGACGAGGTCCACGCCTTCCTGAACCTCACCCGCCCGACCCCGCCGTTCGACGCCTTCCGGAACCCAGCAGCCCAACGGGCCCTGCTCACCGAGGCCTTCGCCGAATCGGCCTGGCAGATCCCGGAGATGCTCACCGCCCTGCACATCGCGGACGACCTCTTCTTCGACGTGGTCAGCCAGATCCGCATGCCCCGCTGGTCCAACGGCCGGGCCGCCCTGGTCGGCGACGCCGCGTACGCCCCCTCGCTCCTCACCGGCCAGGGCACCAGCCTCGCCCTGGTGGGCTCCTACATGCTCGCCGCTTCCCTGGCGGCCCGGGACCACACCACGGGCTTCGCCGCCTACGAACACGACACCCGCGCATTCGTCACCCTGAACCAGGACCAGGCAGGCAAGGGCGCCGCCACCCTCTTCCCCGCCACGGCCCGCGCGTTGGAGCAGCGAAACAGGGGGCTGCGCGAGCTCAGCACAATCCCGCCACAAAAACCCGGCCGCCCGGCCCATTCGGCCCTCACCTTGCCCGAGTTCACCGATGTGGCCTGA